The DNA segment AGTTACGCGTCGAAGAGATCGACCTGGACGCGCTCCGGGGCCGTCTCGACGCGTCGACCGAACGGATAACCGATGCCGACCTCCGCGACGAGTTGATCGCCGAGACGCTGTCCGTCCCGCTCGACCGACTCCCCGTGCCGGCCAGGGAGAGCGTCCAGGAGGCCGCGACTGCCGTCGTAGACGGAGAGGCGGAACGGGCGGCGTCGCTGCTCGCGGACCGGTTTTACACGCCCTGTGAGGAGCGGAAACCGGAGACGGTCGAGCCGACGCCCGGACACCGCGTCGCGTGTCACCGCGTCGATCCCGACGCGCCGGGCGACCCGAACCGGCCGGAGGGTGACCGGTGACGGGGTCCTCGACGGGCGACGAGCGCTTCGATCACCTTCGGGCGTTTCTGTACGCCATGTTCGACGAGGACGGCGTCCCGGACCTCGAGGCGTTCTGTACCGACTCGTTTCGACTGCACGACGGCGACGCCACGGCGACGAGGGACGAACTGGCGGCGAACCTTCGCGAGTCCGGTGACGTGTTCGATAAGCGCGTCGAGGACGTTCACGGGTTCGGCTGCGACGACTGGGCCGCCGCCCGGTTGGTGCGGACGTACGAACAGCACGGAACGCACCTCGGTGTCGAACAGTACGGCACGGCGGCGCGGTTCACGGCGACACTCATGGCCCGGTTCGACGGCGAGTCGATCGACGAACTGTGGGTCGACAACGACGCGCTCGGCTTGCTCCAGCGGCTCGACATCGTGGACCTGCCGGCGGAGGACGAACCCGAATGACCACCGAGTCACACGGCTGCCTCCGGGCACACGGCCGCCTTCGAGCACACGGCCGCCTCCGAACGGGAGTCGCTGTGATCGCGCCACCGGGAGGACCCACGGAGCGGTCCCCGCGGAAGCGTTTGGTATGACGGACCGCCGAGACCGGATCGTCGACGCCGCGTCCGCGCTCGACGCGGACGGGTACCTCGTCGACGCCAGCACCCGGTCGGCCACCCAGCACTATCTCGCCGGTTTCGACGCCGGCGAACCGTTCCTCTCGCTCGTGACTGCGGACGGGATCG comes from the Halovivax cerinus genome and includes:
- a CDS encoding ester cyclase — encoded protein: MTGSSTGDERFDHLRAFLYAMFDEDGVPDLEAFCTDSFRLHDGDATATRDELAANLRESGDVFDKRVEDVHGFGCDDWAAARLVRTYEQHGTHLGVEQYGTAARFTATLMARFDGESIDELWVDNDALGLLQRLDIVDLPAEDEPE